A part of Bartonella quintana genomic DNA contains:
- a CDS encoding beta-ketoacyl-ACP synthase: MLDQAVFITGIGLISSLGEGTAHHWNLLNDPTVTLNLDCSTFSPYTVHKLPEVDWNLQIPKRNDQRQMGTWQRLGTYAAGLALDDAGMKNNEQLTSTMDMIIAAGGGERDIVVDTQILSKARRAADHASMLNSILSTELRPTLFLAQLSNLLAGNISIVHKVTGSSRTFMGEEGCGLSAIQIAAARIRSGQSTHALVGSSYNAQSYDMLLAHELGGLLTRSGWTPVWERKNCLGGGVITGSGGIFLVLESEEHARNRNARVYAEIKQIITDQTDRMKIPLKKSIATMLKTIEAKSALAISAASGFHEVTEAEQNALDDADMFYRGITTLFGYMREAQFLLALALSAITVEKKRCFPALSAHEKPFSKEVHEAFVTTIGIKRAEGIVRLTAV; this comes from the coding sequence TCAACTTTTTCTCCCTACACTGTCCATAAATTGCCGGAAGTTGACTGGAATTTACAAATTCCCAAAAGAAATGATCAACGGCAAATGGGAACGTGGCAACGCCTTGGTACTTACGCAGCTGGCCTTGCTCTTGATGACGCAGGTATGAAAAATAATGAACAATTAACATCGACAATGGATATGATCATTGCAGCAGGTGGAGGAGAACGTGATATTGTCGTTGACACACAGATTCTTTCCAAGGCACGCAGAGCAGCTGATCATGCTTCCATGTTAAATTCAATCCTTTCAACTGAACTTCGTCCAACTTTGTTTTTAGCGCAACTTTCAAATCTTTTGGCTGGAAATATTTCAATTGTTCATAAAGTAACAGGATCTTCTCGTACCTTCATGGGAGAAGAAGGATGTGGACTTTCTGCTATTCAAATTGCTGCGGCTCGTATTCGATCAGGACAAAGTACACATGCGCTGGTTGGCAGCTCCTATAATGCACAAAGTTATGATATGTTATTGGCACATGAGCTTGGAGGCCTCTTAACACGCAGTGGATGGACACCGGTATGGGAGCGTAAAAATTGCCTTGGCGGTGGTGTCATAACTGGTTCTGGTGGCATCTTTCTGGTCCTTGAAAGCGAGGAACATGCAAGAAACCGTAATGCACGTGTTTATGCTGAAATTAAGCAAATCATCACGGATCAAACAGACAGAATGAAAATTCCACTTAAAAAATCAATTGCAACGATGTTGAAAACAATAGAAGCTAAATCTGCCTTGGCTATTTCAGCTGCTTCAGGATTTCATGAAGTAACAGAAGCAGAACAAAATGCCCTTGATGATGCTGATATGTTTTACCGCGGGATTACAACATTATTTGGTTATATGCGCGAGGCGCAATTTCTTTTAGCACTTGCACTTTCTGCTATTACTGTTGAAAAAAAGCGCTGTTTTCCAGCGTTAAGTGCCCATGAAAAGCCTTTTTCTAAAGAAGTGCATGAAGCATTTGTTACGACTATTGGTATAAAAAGAGCTGAAGGTATAGTACGCCTCACTGCTGTTTAA
- a CDS encoding beta-ketoacyl-ACP synthase translates to MQYNDHLGRPLVAITGAGVVTSLGQGKHENWQKLTNGVSGIHKITRFPVEGLKTQIAGTIDFLKESTLGASALSEKLADLAAEEALAQAVFDKKNFNGPLFLAAPPVELEWNARFTLDQEGVLNDVPSYKHLLEVCSHQLHETLFETTQFGAIAAKLQEKFGTKGLPVTLSTACASGATAIQLGVESIQRGETDRALTIATDGSVSAESLIRFSLLSALSTHNDPAEKAAKPFSRDRDGFVMAEGSGALVLESLKSALERNATILGILAGCGETADDFHRTRSKPDASPAIEAVRKALDDAQITINEIDYINAHGTSTPENEKMEHLALSTVFGDVLEHIPVSSNKSMIGHTLTAAGAIEAVFSLLTIQSGIIPPTINYNDPDPAIPLDVVPNHSRKARVNAVLSNSFGFGGQNTSLVITAYKG, encoded by the coding sequence GTGCAATATAACGATCATCTTGGACGTCCGCTTGTAGCAATAACTGGCGCAGGAGTTGTAACATCACTAGGGCAAGGTAAACATGAAAATTGGCAGAAATTAACAAACGGTGTTAGTGGCATCCATAAAATAACGCGCTTTCCCGTTGAAGGGTTAAAGACACAGATTGCTGGAACAATTGATTTTCTCAAAGAAAGCACGCTTGGTGCTTCAGCTCTCTCTGAAAAACTTGCTGATCTTGCAGCAGAGGAAGCTCTAGCGCAAGCAGTTTTTGATAAAAAGAATTTTAATGGGCCATTATTTTTAGCTGCTCCTCCTGTTGAGCTTGAGTGGAACGCGCGTTTTACTCTTGACCAAGAGGGAGTATTAAATGATGTACCTTCCTATAAACATCTTCTTGAAGTTTGCAGCCATCAACTTCATGAGACGCTGTTTGAAACAACACAATTTGGTGCAATTGCAGCAAAGCTTCAAGAAAAATTTGGAACAAAGGGGCTTCCCGTTACGCTTTCAACCGCTTGCGCATCTGGTGCAACAGCGATTCAATTAGGTGTTGAATCTATTCAACGAGGAGAGACAGATCGCGCTCTCACAATTGCAACAGATGGTTCAGTTTCAGCAGAATCCCTTATTCGCTTTTCGTTATTATCTGCTCTTTCAACCCACAATGATCCTGCAGAAAAAGCAGCAAAACCCTTTAGCCGTGACCGCGATGGGTTTGTTATGGCAGAAGGATCAGGTGCTCTTGTCCTTGAATCTCTTAAAAGCGCATTAGAACGTAATGCGACAATTTTGGGAATTTTGGCTGGATGCGGTGAAACAGCAGATGATTTTCACCGTACACGTTCAAAGCCCGATGCATCACCTGCAATTGAAGCAGTTCGCAAAGCCTTGGATGATGCTCAAATAACCATAAATGAGATCGATTATATTAATGCCCATGGAACTTCAACACCTGAAAATGAAAAGATGGAGCATCTCGCATTATCAACAGTTTTTGGCGACGTTTTAGAACACATTCCAGTATCTTCCAATAAATCAATGATTGGTCACACATTAACTGCTGCCGGTGCCATAGAGGCTGTCTTTTCACTGTTAACCATTCAATCGGGAATAATCCCCCCTACAATCAATTACAATGATCCTGATCCTGCTATCCCTTTAGACGTCGTTCCTAATCATAGCCGCAAAGCCCGTGTCAATGCGGTTTTGTCAAACTCATTTGGATTCGGCGGACAGAATACTAGTCTTGTTATTACAGCATATAAAGGATAA
- a CDS encoding zinc-binding dehydrogenase, whose protein sequence is MRALQLFDERRLEITHIAPPPPPGPNEVTVRIKAVALNHIDVWGWRGMAFAKRKMPLIIGAEASGEVVQLGDNVENLQLEQIVSIYGAHTCGVCKACHEGRDNLCSHVKGIYGFHLDGFACEFVNLPARLLVPAPAKCNELQAAVAPITFGTVEHMLFDNAKLQAEETILIQAGGSGIGSAAIQLAKHMSCTVITTVGSDEKIAKAKSLGADYVINYCKDRFEGVVRKLTKKQGVDVVFEHVGANTWNGSLLCMKRGARLVTCGSTSGVTAPLNLMQLFQQQFKIFGSFGCRVKNMQNAMQKMAQGVVHPVIDTIVQFEEIDTALKRMESRNVFGKIILKMD, encoded by the coding sequence ATGCGTGCACTGCAATTATTTGATGAGCGCCGGCTTGAAATCACTCATATTGCCCCGCCACCACCACCCGGCCCCAATGAAGTAACAGTGCGTATAAAAGCTGTTGCTCTTAATCATATTGATGTATGGGGATGGCGGGGTATGGCCTTTGCTAAAAGAAAAATGCCACTCATAATTGGTGCAGAAGCTTCTGGTGAAGTTGTTCAATTAGGGGATAATGTTGAAAATTTACAACTTGAGCAAATCGTTTCAATTTATGGTGCACACACCTGTGGAGTATGCAAAGCCTGCCATGAAGGACGTGATAATCTTTGCAGTCATGTAAAAGGCATCTACGGTTTTCATCTTGACGGCTTTGCCTGCGAGTTTGTAAATTTACCAGCGCGTCTATTAGTTCCCGCTCCTGCGAAATGTAATGAACTGCAAGCAGCTGTTGCTCCAATTACTTTTGGCACGGTAGAGCATATGCTTTTCGATAACGCAAAACTACAAGCAGAAGAAACAATTCTGATACAGGCAGGTGGTTCTGGTATAGGTTCAGCGGCCATTCAACTGGCAAAACATATGAGCTGTACAGTTATCACAACTGTCGGTTCAGATGAAAAAATTGCAAAAGCAAAATCTCTTGGAGCGGATTACGTTATTAATTACTGTAAAGATCGTTTTGAAGGTGTCGTACGTAAACTAACCAAAAAACAAGGTGTTGATGTTGTTTTTGAGCATGTAGGAGCCAATACATGGAACGGTTCTCTGTTGTGTATGAAACGAGGAGCGCGCTTAGTAACATGTGGTTCTACCTCTGGAGTTACAGCACCACTAAATCTCATGCAGTTGTTCCAACAACAATTTAAGATATTTGGTTCTTTTGGCTGCCGTGTAAAAAATATGCAAAACGCCATGCAGAAAATGGCACAAGGAGTTGTACACCCTGTCATTGATACAATTGTTCAATTTGAAGAAATTGATACAGCCTTAAAACGAATGGAAAGCCGTAATGTTTTTGGTAAAATTATTCTTAAAATGGATTAA
- a CDS encoding lipid A biosynthesis lauroyl acyltransferase: protein MKFYIKIFMYHIKIIAKNSFYWLWAHLLISALFILKHFPAYIGFSFFSWFAKTFGPLFSRHQIALTNLRAAYPEKTEKELHAIAIEMWENIGLCLAEYIFLDKIFDFDPRAEKPGLIEVKGAEIFERLKNEKKPHIFFTAHTGNFELLPICAQSFDVNVTVLFRSPNNPYIAKRILKARQALMGHLVPSKAGAAWALATKLAEGENVGMLVDQKFRRGVLGTFFNRPLKTNPLIIKLARQYDCDIYPARSIRLAKGRHRLELYERIKLPLDEKNEIDIAASTQKLNDIVESWVREYPGQWMWLHRRWDS, encoded by the coding sequence ATGAAGTTTTATATTAAAATTTTTATGTATCACATTAAAATCATAGCTAAAAATTCATTTTATTGGTTATGGGCACATCTGCTCATCAGCGCTTTATTCATTTTAAAACATTTTCCTGCTTATATCGGATTTTCTTTTTTTTCTTGGTTTGCAAAAACATTCGGTCCCCTTTTCTCTCGTCATCAAATCGCACTTACGAACCTTAGAGCAGCATATCCAGAAAAAACAGAAAAAGAACTCCATGCAATTGCAATAGAAATGTGGGAGAATATAGGGCTGTGCTTAGCTGAATATATTTTTCTTGATAAAATTTTTGACTTTGATCCTCGTGCAGAGAAGCCAGGTCTTATTGAGGTTAAAGGCGCTGAAATATTTGAGAGATTAAAAAATGAAAAAAAACCGCACATTTTTTTCACAGCCCATACCGGAAACTTCGAACTTCTCCCTATATGCGCACAAAGTTTTGATGTAAATGTTACAGTATTATTTAGATCACCCAATAATCCCTATATTGCAAAACGCATCCTTAAAGCTCGACAAGCTTTAATGGGACATCTCGTCCCATCCAAAGCTGGTGCAGCTTGGGCATTGGCCACTAAGTTAGCAGAAGGTGAAAATGTTGGCATGCTTGTTGATCAAAAATTTCGCCGAGGTGTTTTGGGAACATTTTTCAACAGACCACTTAAAACAAACCCCTTAATTATAAAACTTGCACGACAATATGATTGTGATATTTATCCAGCGCGCAGCATCCGTTTAGCTAAAGGACGCCATCGTTTAGAGTTGTATGAACGTATAAAGCTTCCACTTGATGAAAAAAATGAAATTGATATAGCTGCTTCCACGCAAAAATTAAATGATATTGTTGAAAGTTGGGTACGTGAATATCCAGGGCAATGGATGTGGTTACACAGACGTTGGGATAGCTAA
- a CDS encoding iron-sulfur cluster assembly accessory protein, whose protein sequence is MSRFSVVNLTQAAMDRVKAVMDAKDARGILIGIKKGGCAGMEYTITLIKEEVPDADVVEVNGARVFIAHDAVLFLLGTQIDYEVTTLRSGFVFKNPNQVSACGCGESVELRPALQSQLNERYEA, encoded by the coding sequence ATGAGTCGTTTTTCGGTAGTAAATTTGACGCAAGCCGCAATGGATCGTGTTAAAGCGGTTATGGACGCAAAAGATGCGCGTGGTATTCTTATTGGTATCAAGAAAGGCGGCTGCGCAGGAATGGAATATACAATTACTCTTATAAAAGAAGAGGTTCCAGACGCAGATGTTGTTGAAGTTAACGGTGCTCGTGTTTTTATAGCACATGATGCAGTCTTATTTTTATTAGGAACACAGATAGATTATGAAGTGACAACACTTCGTTCCGGTTTTGTATTCAAGAATCCAAATCAAGTCTCAGCATGCGGATGCGGTGAATCAGTGGAACTTCGTCCTGCTTTGCAAAGTCAATTAAACGAGAGATATGAAGCTTGA
- a CDS encoding Hsp20 family protein, which produces MRQVDFSPFYRSTVGFDHLFNWFDSRTQPDDVSSYPPYNIERLTEDSYRISMAVAGFSQDEIDIETHCNQLIVKGERTSENDDEEREFLYRGIASRAFERRFHLADHVKVIGAELGDGLLHIQLKREMPAELKPKKIVVQASSSVANVAKNVNDHSMPKINLENGRAK; this is translated from the coding sequence ATGCGTCAAGTAGATTTTTCACCATTTTATCGTTCAACAGTAGGTTTTGATCATCTTTTTAACTGGTTTGATTCTAGAACACAACCGGATGATGTTTCTTCTTATCCACCGTACAATATTGAGCGTTTAACTGAGGATTCTTATAGAATTTCTATGGCTGTTGCCGGTTTTTCTCAGGATGAAATTGATATCGAAACACATTGCAACCAGCTAATCGTTAAGGGTGAGAGAACATCTGAAAATGACGATGAAGAACGAGAGTTTCTTTACCGAGGCATTGCTTCGCGTGCTTTTGAGCGGCGTTTTCATTTGGCTGATCATGTTAAGGTTATTGGAGCAGAACTTGGCGATGGCCTTCTTCATATTCAGCTTAAAAGAGAAATGCCGGCTGAACTAAAACCCAAAAAGATAGTTGTTCAGGCGTCGTCATCTGTTGCAAATGTTGCAAAAAATGTTAATGATCATAGTATGCCTAAAATAAATTTAGAAAATGGGCGAGCCAAATAA
- a CDS encoding serine aminopeptidase domain-containing protein yields the protein MEIPLYPTDWGSPLPDIHNSYLKTAIDRKIRFAITHPKMEKAKGTIVILKSYANALEEYFLPMNEISNRGFYTTIFDWFDHEGFQPYKRKKTRHNYFDINNDINDLSEFLKNIVYHDCPPPYYMLTYGIGGLIALSGLDLINHKFNRMLCVSPLFAPFGNKTNSFPHKLTQLLSDIGLGFLPAKGGKKLKQKKPQFFHTNEAPLSPGFLIKPPTSRWMASVLNAIDRMKKNILNGHLQLPTLFVLANQNNIANNIEVRQLCQHTHLTDSITITGAELDTIMHEEDYQKQFWAAFDAFIPGNMP from the coding sequence TTGGAAATACCTCTTTATCCTACAGACTGGGGTTCCCCTCTTCCCGATATCCACAATAGCTATCTTAAAACAGCTATTGATCGCAAAATTCGTTTTGCAATAACGCATCCCAAAATGGAAAAAGCCAAGGGAACCATTGTTATTCTCAAAAGCTATGCAAATGCTTTAGAAGAATATTTCCTACCAATGAATGAAATTTCGAACCGCGGTTTTTATACAACAATATTTGATTGGTTTGATCACGAAGGATTTCAACCCTATAAACGAAAAAAGACTCGACATAATTATTTTGATATTAATAATGATATTAATGACTTAAGTGAATTTCTTAAAAATATTGTTTATCATGATTGTCCGCCACCTTACTATATGCTAACCTATGGTATAGGTGGATTAATAGCACTTAGTGGATTGGATCTTATTAACCATAAATTTAATAGAATGCTCTGCGTTTCTCCCCTTTTTGCTCCATTCGGCAATAAAACAAATAGCTTTCCGCATAAATTAACACAGCTTCTTTCCGATATAGGTCTTGGATTCTTACCAGCTAAAGGTGGAAAAAAATTAAAACAAAAAAAACCACAATTTTTTCACACCAATGAAGCACCTTTATCCCCTGGTTTCCTTATAAAACCTCCTACATCTCGATGGATGGCATCAGTACTTAATGCAATTGATAGAATGAAAAAGAACATCCTTAATGGTCATTTACAACTCCCAACACTGTTTGTTCTTGCCAATCAAAATAATATTGCCAATAACATTGAAGTGCGCCAATTATGTCAACATACGCATCTGACAGACAGTATTACAATTACGGGGGCTGAACTCGATACAATCATGCATGAAGAAGATTACCAAAAACAATTTTGGGCTGCGTTTGATGCATTTATTCCCGGTAACATGCCATAA
- the cpdR gene encoding cell cycle two-component system response regulator CpdR — MKRILLAEDDNDMRRFLAKALERAGYEVADFDNGVSAYERLQEEPFSLLLTDIVMPEMDGIELARRATEIDPDLRVMFITGFAAVALNSNSDAPPDAKVLSKPFHLRELVNEVEKILIAA; from the coding sequence ATGAAACGAATCCTGCTCGCAGAAGATGATAACGATATGCGCCGCTTTCTAGCAAAGGCCTTAGAACGTGCAGGTTACGAAGTTGCTGATTTCGATAATGGTGTTAGCGCATATGAACGTTTACAAGAAGAACCATTTTCTCTTCTACTTACTGATATTGTGATGCCAGAAATGGATGGAATCGAACTAGCACGACGTGCTACTGAAATTGATCCTGATTTACGAGTGATGTTCATTACAGGCTTTGCAGCAGTTGCACTCAATTCAAATAGCGATGCCCCTCCTGATGCAAAAGTGCTTTCTAAGCCATTTCACTTGCGTGAGCTCGTTAATGAAGTTGAAAAAATACTTATAGCTGCTTAG
- a CDS encoding dATP/dGTP diphosphohydrolase domain-containing protein, translating into MIFSYRKLQGGAEEASENDAGKAHVDLIPPLALIEIDRILEFGAKKYGANIGVRV; encoded by the coding sequence ATGATTTTTTCATATAGGAAATTACAAGGTGGTGCAGAAGAAGCAAGCGAGAATGATGCTGGCAAAGCTCATGTTGATCTCATCCCACCGTTAGCCTTGATTGAGATTGATCGTATTCTGGAATTTGGTGCAAAGAAATACGGCGCAAACATTGGCGTAAGGGTATGA
- a CDS encoding helix-turn-helix transcriptional regulator: MLDKITDQSSRLMKARLVRGFRSAKEAARYFGWNYSSYIQHEQGLRGISRASKKYAKAFRISEGWLLTGEEGDGPSFPISTVGKPIEEQIIDLLKKTSQTDKETILHLLNRLNDDEKK, encoded by the coding sequence ATGCTCGATAAAATAACAGACCAATCCTCTAGATTGATGAAAGCCCGTTTAGTACGTGGTTTTAGAAGCGCTAAAGAAGCAGCTAGATATTTTGGATGGAATTACTCTAGCTATATACAACATGAGCAAGGACTTAGAGGAATATCACGCGCATCTAAAAAATACGCAAAAGCATTTAGAATTAGTGAGGGATGGTTATTAACTGGAGAAGAAGGAGATGGCCCCTCTTTTCCAATCTCTACAGTCGGAAAACCTATTGAAGAGCAAATCATTGATCTGCTAAAGAAAACAAGTCAGACAGATAAGGAAACAATTCTTCACCTTTTAAATCGCCTAAATGACGATGAAAAAAAATGA
- a CDS encoding FAD-dependent oxidoreductase: MVCLNSFRSDDSSKNAVSLLHTEIPLAKSLIMKAADANKIPARSALAIDRDGFSKTVTAALENRPLVTIKHGEIQEIPED; encoded by the coding sequence CTGGTCTGTTTAAATTCGTTCCGTTCTGATGATTCCTCAAAAAATGCCGTAAGCCTTCTACATACTGAAATACCATTAGCAAAATCCTTGATTATGAAGGCTGCAGATGCCAATAAGATACCAGCAAGAAGCGCACTTGCTATTGATCGCGATGGATTTTCAAAAACTGTTACGGCAGCACTCGAAAATCGCCCTCTTGTCACTATAAAACATGGAGAAATTCAAGAGATTCCTGAGGATTGA